A region of Larus michahellis chromosome 15, bLarMic1.1, whole genome shotgun sequence DNA encodes the following proteins:
- the TMEM141 gene encoding transmembrane protein 141 produces the protein MVNLGLRRVEDSVAAKHPALQQYAACQSHAFMKGIGAFLAGSGAAFAVQKLVNKKLPYSLQWSLLLAGATGSLASYVVTRAETQKCSDFWIYLETGKSPQELAMAGRVSQPAENLPSPEDGESVAPPVRRNKYGDVVE, from the exons ATGGTCAACCTGGGGCTGCGGCGGGTGGAGGACAGCGTGGCTGCCAAGCACCCG GCGCTGCAGCAGTACGCGGCCTGCCAGTCCCACGCCTTCATGAAGGGCATCGGTGCCTTCCTGGCAG GCAGCGGAGCCGCCTTCGCCGTGCAGAAGCTGGTGAACAAGAAGCTGCCGTACAGCCTGCAGTGGAGCCTGCTGCTGGCCGGGG CCACAGGGTCCCTCGCCAGCTACGTGGTAACCAGAGCTGAGACGCAGAAATGCTCCGACTTCTGGATTTACCTGGAGACGGGCAAGTCCCCACAGGAGCTTGCCATGGCTGGTAGGGTGTCTCAGCCTGCAG aaaaTCTGCCCAGCCCAGAAGACGGAGAGAGCGTGGCACCGCCGGTGAGGAGGAACAAGTACGGGGACGTTGTGGAATAG
- the CLIC3 gene encoding chloride intracellular channel protein 3 gives MAEKPQIQLFVKASEDGESVGHCPFCQRLFMVLLLKGVPFTLTTVDVKRALDVLKGFAPGAQLPVLLYNDEPKTDTVTIEDFLEDKLGPPMFPSLVPRYRESSLAGNDIFHKFSTFIKNPVPAQDEALQRSLLRALLKLDEYLSAPLEYELAHDPHLRASRRRFLDGDQLTLADCNLLPKLNIVQVVCQHYRRFGIPKDLRGVWRYLNSANETKEFKYTCPNSEEIIHAYRSVVRSPQ, from the exons ATGGCCGAGAAACCCCAAATCCAGCTCTTCGTCAAG GCAAGCGAGGATGGGGAGAGCGTGGGCCACTGCCCCTTCTGCCAGCGGCTCTTCATGGTGCTGCTGCTCAAAGGGGTGCCCTTCACCCTCACCACCGTGGATGTGAAGAG GGCGCTGGACGTGCTGAAGGGCTTCGCGCCAGGTGCCCAGCTGCCTGTTCTGCTCTACAATGACGAGCCCAAGACCGACACCGTCACCATCGAGGACTTCCTGGAGGACAAGCTGGGCCCCCCCAT GTTCCCCAGCCTGGTCCCACGGTACAGGGAGTCGAGCCTGGCCGGGAACGACATCTTCCACAAGTTCTCCACTTTCATCAAGAACCCGGTGCCTGCCCAGGATGAGG CGCTGCAGCGGAGCCTGCTGCGGGCCCTGCTGAAGCTGGACGAGTACCTGAGCGCCCCGCTGGAGTACGAGCTGGCCCATGACCCCCACCTTCGGGCTTCCCGGCGCCGCTTCCTCGACGGGGACCAGCTCACGTTAGCCGACTGCAACCTGCTGCCCAAGCTCAACATCGTTCAG GTCGTGTGCCAGCATTACCGCCGCTTCGGGATCCCCAAGGACCTGCGGGGCGTGTGGCGCTACCTCAACAGCGCCAACGAAACCAAGGAGTTCAAATACACCTGCCCCAACAGCGAGGAGATCATACACGCCTATCGCTCCGTGGTCCGGTCGCCGCAGTGA